Genomic window (Daucus carota subsp. sativus chromosome 5, DH1 v3.0, whole genome shotgun sequence):
AACTACTTGTGCCAGACAGCGTATCTGTTGCCACTAGTCGCAAGTGTCCATTCCCTGCCTGCTGGACACCATGATCCCTCACCAATCTTCATGCACAACTTCTCCCCTATTATCGCAGCATAAACATCTGATTTCGCCTCCAGAATCCTGATGGACGATCGGCTGTGTATGTCTTGACGCTTCCTAATATCAATCTGCAATGCATTTTTGTGTTCAAGTTATAGAAAGGTCAAAAGTATATAAACGGGGAATGCACGGTTTGATTGTAGAATAGCTTACCAGCTTTACAATCTGGTCATGAATGGATTTACCCCAATCGAAGAAATGGTCATAGAAAACTGAAGGCATCCCTGGATGAGTGAGGATATATGCATAGCCCTGTGATCAGTACGACCAGAAATCAGATGCAAACAGATAAACTATGACCAATAAGTAAATTTCTTATCTTTTTTCTAAAGACAATTAAGATAGGGATCACCGATTTAAGTACCTCCATGATATGATTTGCAGGAAAAGGCCAGTGTGCCTGCAAGTTGGAAAATAACCCGTATCAGCTACAAATTTTCTCATGAGCAGCCAATACATATTACATATGTTGGAGTTATATAGAGCCAAAAAGAACATCATTAGCATTGTGGGTAATTTATGCCAACTCACATATGAAAAGCAAAATATAATGTCTACCAGTTCCTTTCAATTTCCTGTACTACAGTGAATTCAATTTATTCGGATTTACAACTTAGAaacaatatcagccttaaaTGTTAGTTTATTCAACAACTCATTTATTTGTTCTGCTTCTGTACATCATGTGTATGGTTCTGACTTCTGCCATAGGACATAAAGgctttttgttataaatatcaTGTCACTATTGACAAATTATCTATCCTCACATCCATTTTGCATACTCAAAAGTCATGCAAATCCTAAAGATTGTGAGCACGATTATACATACGTGCAGCGTGCCTGATTTGTTTTATTCAATACTCATGAAAAGTGCGGACTGCTCAGaaaatgaatttgaaaaattatactaTCAGAGTATAGTAGGCAAAATTCCCCCTATATAGTATAGAACAGTGGACGAAAAATAATCATATAACAGATTGTGTACACTTGCAAATCACCCACACATAGATGCATACACAAACCAACAATAATGACATTCTATGCACCCTCAAACAAATGTATTATagcctatgttacccggactctccaTTTTTGTGCCTATACCGGTGTCCACCggacatgacatgggtgtgggtATGGGATCTGTGTCGGATCCTTCTTATTACAACCGGACACCTCACCTTGTAACATCCCAGGTCAAAATGAAAACTTAGGTCTTGTTTCAACTTGTTCATAGAGAACAAGATCCATGAATGACTTGTTTCTATGTTGTTctattgattttatgcttcaattTTAGGCGTATGTGATTTATGTGCAGTAGACACTATATTTATGAATGTACCATAAATCAGGCTATATAAAGTTTTACTTGCGTGGAGCTTAAGTGCCAAGTCCCTGTACCCGAGTCTAATACCGGATCCATGTCCACGAATCCTAATTATCCTAAAACTACGAATCTGACTCTTGGATCTGAACCCGTGTCCGATACCCATACCCGTGTCCGGGTAACTTAGATTATAGCTAGCCACTCAAAAGGTACCTGAGTTGAGCCAGTATCATGATTATCAAGGAAAGTAACAGCTCTAGAAGGCCACCAGCCCATCACCCCTGGTGGCTTCCCTGCAGGATCCCGTAAACGCCATAATTCCCCTTTGACAGCTTCCTGTATGGCAATGCATGCATACCTGATGTTAGAAAGACagtatgtttattttttttgggtgGTGGGGATAAAATATTTGGCAGTTTCTACCTGAAGAATTCCCTTCGTTGTGAAGTCGAAGGCAGTCGATAACTGCCCTGCCGCATCAAGCCAATTAATAATCCGTTGCCTATGACTATCTGCAAGGGAATTATAGGAAAGAGAAGGAACAATATATAAAGAATATTCTTGACTAAAATTGTCTATTTATTAACTTGAATAAAAACTTGTAAACAATAAACGAATTTATGGTGCCAATATTGTGAAAGAATGAGTTGGAAATTAACCTTGGTCATAGTCCAAGCGATGACCATGGTATTTGCAAGAGTCCCAGTACTCTCCGACAGAAAGTACTGGCTTAGCACCTTCGATATACTCCTTCACATACTTTGCAGAATAGCTGTATtcgaaaatcaaacaaaatgatTGATAAAACTGTATCAAGAGTACTATTGCAATTGTGGATTTGGAATTTAATACAAGCATTTACCCTCTTGCAAAATCAAAACGAAAATCTTGGAAACCAACAGTATTGCGTAACCATCTTAGCCATCCGATAATATCTTTTCGAACATAAGTTTGCGTGTGATCAATGTTTGGAACCCCGTCAAAGTTGTCTCCAGTACTACGACTACCCTAAAGACAAACAATAAATGAACAGAACAGTAAGAAACTTAACAGTGTTTTTTTAATCAGGACCAGACACATGAAAGCAAGGAATGATCACATAAATCCAACCACTCAGACCACAAAACTTACAAAGTAGCCAAACATTCTTACTAACTCCAATGTCTAAGCCCCCTAAAAAAGATTTTAAAGTAGTTGAAGAAAAGCTACGCAGTAGCAAACAGATGAAACCACATTAAGGTAATCAAAAAGAGATGAAAATACactaaattaactaataaataataattgatgcagacaaaattgaaaaaacagGATGCCAACACAAGAAGATACTGGTCAGGTATGCAAATTAGGCATGTCTGCTCTGTAGGTTTGAACCCTTTATATTGTAGACCAAAAgatattaatttgtgttaggcaCACATGCTAGCATGCATCAAAAGAAGATTTTATGACAGGGTTATCTATAAAGTACTGTGACACTTAAATCTGACTACAACTAGCAAAATTTGGGATGCAGGTTCCTTACTGAAAAAAAGAGACTTGACTGGACTAGAAACTTCAGCAAATGATTAGTACTTGACATCATCTCAGTCACAATTAAATCCAAGTGGATAAGGGAAAAAAATGCTTACCAGTCCACCGGTACAAGATGTAACTGCGTGTTCATCCCATGATAATGGAATTCCATCATAGCGATTATACCTTCCACCATGTCCCTGGGTGGTTCCAATACGATGATTAATGACTATGTCAGCCATTGGACGAACCTTGTGTTGCCTCATCTTATGAAGTAAAGCCTTTAACATGCTCTCAGAACCATATGAAGAATTAAGAGAATAAAGATTTTGTGGAAGGTAACCTACAATCAAACAGATTTTCTGAATATTAGTATACAGATAGAAGTAAAGGAAATAAGAATTCTTGTAAGAGtaactaaaaaaaacaatttaacaATCAGCACTACACCAATGTTCATATATTCCTACCTTCAGGTGCAAATGAATTGCTTGGTGGTGGCAACCAGGCTGAAGTAAACCCAGCTTTCGCAATATCAGAAACTTTAGAATCTAAATTTCTCCACCAGTCATGCTTGTGGGACTCCCAGTTGAAAGCCTATTAAACAACTCCATTGTTAGCTATGTAATGACTTACAGGTACTATGTTTTCTCAAAAAATACTAACAAgagcaaaacaaaaataatagcaCCGGAAAATCTTAATAAAGCAAACCACATTGTCTATTACCTGTAATAAAACTTCTTTTCCACTCCGTATAACAGCCACTGAAAACAGATGCAAAAACACGCTTCAGTCACATTATAAACTAATATACAGAATTCCGATCCCAGAGGATGCATAAAACCATTCTTCCATGTGGTGTGGACAGTGACGTTTTAACACACTGGTTCTGAACCATATCGctaataatttagataaattATTAGTTATTGTTTACGACTCTCGTTCATCAATTTCCTTGTGCATTTTAAAGTATCAGTATTCTAATTTATCTATGTTTGCATTATCCACTTAACTATTTGCGTTTACCCAAGAGAACTGTCTGAACTACTTAAACTCAAATGAATATGTGTATATAGGAGGAATGCATAGCTGTAAATCGATATGGCCTGAGGGCTGGCAACTGTTAAATGGCTAGTTTTGATTAAGTTTACACGTAAACCGCCTTTTAGACGAAAGAAATAGCACGAACAAAACCACAATTGCTCATAAAGATTAAAATTGCAATATGGAAGAAGTGAGATGTAAGTGACAAACGAACAAGTATAACGTACCAGGATCAGTCTGCTGAAGGCTTTCATCATACTCCTGCGATTAAACAAAGAAAAATGTGACTTACATCAGCCTCAACAAATATCACTTCAATAACAATTAACACGAATACTGATGagttacaaaataaaagaagaTTAATTAAAGTAGATATTTAATTAACTTACAGCATAACCCATAGCGGATCACTTGTCTATGTATAGTCAGCGAAATGGCGTAAAAAtgaattttccttaaaaaaaaaacctgCATCAAGCAATGATATCCAAATTACTTAACCTTCCAGCAGCAGCAACAGAATCACAACGCATTGCGgaaaatcacataaaataagAACATTGTTAACATAATATACTATTGCATGATCTAACGGTTTTAGGAGAACTGGTAACTTAACGAGACAGTATAGCAATTGGCAAACAAATAGAGGATGGTAGACATATAGTAAATGTGTACCTTGTCGTTGGGGTGATTTGAAGTAGGTAAGATAGGCGAGTATTTATAATGAAAATGAGTGGGTGGAAATGAGGAGAGAGATGAAATGGTGGAGAATATGTGCGGAGCGTGCCCACGTAAACGCTCTAGCGGCTCTGAATTGGCGCTGCAGCTGGGGCGCAAATCGGTGAGGACAGATCGCTTTTCTTCTCAAGATTCGGAGCTGCGAGAATCATATTAGGCGCGTAGCCGAGGGATGGGTCTGTGTATTGCTCCTATTTGACTACCCTGGAGTCCCGTACATTTTGTCAACTTGGTTCGTTCAATTTCACTTGTTTATTTCACGTATCAATcttttgtaatttattgttttCGAGAAGGACTGGAGGAGATGAAATGGACTACAGATTCCCAATTGTGCTTTTAtacttttcatttttcaatACGGCAGATGACATGAAATGGGGAATATTAATCTTTTGTCAGAGAAAAGGGGAATATATTGatggttaaaatataaaaaaaaataaaatttgagaatggaatttgtttttttttaaacagaaAAGGATTTCTTTTAAATCATCCTTCAAAATTGATTTTCCTAAATAGTTTGACTCCACCGATAACGTATTAGTTTTTGAGATGACCATGTTTTGTTTTATAGATCGACTTATTGACTCACACGTATTTcggttatataataaaattttatttttctcaatttattttttataaatagtaCTCTTTCTGTCCTTTGgtttctatacatttttttttgaatagtcactcaattttatacatttcaaaattttctcaaaatagtaatctcttataatataaaaactcaaACTACCCACTACTTTCTACTTTTTCATGTACTTATTTAATATGATGGATCTTATCActttatttacaattttttctcttttctattattttataatattttatatacttttttcaTAGTCTCTGTTGTCAATCCAAACATATAAGGGATAATAATTGTACTACAGTATATTTTGTGAGTAAAGTTTCTTGTGGGCTAACATCTTAGTCATTCATTATTTAATCTAATTATTCTTATTAgttttcttatattattgttCAAATTATGTCTAGTGGGTGAACGTCAGATATACGGCATAAAATACGGACCATCAACTATAGTAAACATAACAcatttgtgtaattttttttagaaagcaagggatatatatttaaaaataaggtTAGTCGAAAAGGTCAATATTTAacgatattttattattattaaatgtctatgacaaatttaaattaaatgttcACTTTTTTTAATTTGGCTTGTTTATTAAGATTTATTActcatataatttcataatcgttttatttaaaaaatttgttttttaaataatattaatatttaattcataacaaaattggaattatataatttacttcTTAATAACacagatattaaaaattaacaaGGACATACATATATTAAGAAAGTAGATGCTACCATTTTATATTCCATCATTTGCGGAAGAGTAAACCTATCATATTTGGATGACGGGGGAAGGATAATTAGGAACATAAATGGACATGAGAAttgaaatttatgaaaataaatgaaGGACATGGAAATgcaatttatgaaaataaatatttcaagaGTTGTGTAAAAGTTTTACTCGTTAAAAAAAACGATttcatttcatataaaaaattgctAATCCAAGTCGTCAGATACATGATTATGAAATTAGGATTCTCATTAACcggctattttttttttttctctcttcttttatttctttcgTCTGACCAAAGAGCCTAGAACACGCATAACTTTATCCGGaagaaaattcaattcatttagATCTCTAACTTTAGAATCGTGAGCAGAGTCCTGCAATTGCATTTTTAACATGCCCGTCAAATTGCACACGCCACGGTATCTTCATATTTACTTCTTTTTCTTTCGGGTATATCTTTAACGTTTAATTAGTGTCTGTTTGTCTATTCCCGCGTGTTTATTGATTCATTCGCAACTTTACATACGCCGGAATCAATTTCAGCCCTGACGAGTTTTCTATTTTAGTATTCTTTAAGCTGGGTATTCTACGTAATAAAAACtccattaattataataataaaataataattcacatttaattttttgaattttgttttttttaaatttcaatataataatattatatatttaatcttgATTTATAATCTTAacgaattaataaaatataacaaattttaagCTATTCAGATTAGCACAAAATATGACGACATTTATTTTTAACACTAAATCCCACTTTAATAATGAAAGTGTTGGAGGTAGCACGGTAAGTTTTGAGCTAAGTTTAGTTGAGTCGAGTCGGTTTGTTAGCTACAGTTAAATCTCTTTAAATAATACTATTGGGACcgggaaaaaatattactttaccgcatttattattttatcgatataatgatattttattactttattgataaagtaatattttattattttaccgaatttctatatgtttataaattttaattcattatttttaaaaacaagaatGAGTCAAATGCAAggtatttgatttaaaattacttttataataactAATCATATGTGAAAACTAAATTCATGCATGCACTAGATAGAGTATACATGTTACAACATGAGCAAAACATACCGGAGTTATTTATCCTTTAAATAAACTTAAGGATGAGGTTAATTTTTGCCAAGGTGGAAAGAAAAAACAAGCTATTATAGACTCATATTTTAAAAAGGACTGAATTTTGAAttcatatacattatatatatatatatatatatatatatataattcataaattattactttacatattacCCGGgcctttaatgaatttctaaatttttattatcttatgcgtttagcgaaaatattactttacgACATTGGCCCAAATTGGGATCGACAAAATTTTTACTTAAGCGAGGTTTTTACTTTATCGGATATTACTTAATCGAGGTTTACCTGTAATCGAGTTTAAATTTATGTCTGAACTCGAAtcgtttaaattttaatatcacgAGCCGATTCACTCATTTTGTTAGCTAATCGAGTTTAAATTTATGTCTGAACTcgaatcatttaaattttaatatcacgAGCCGAGTCACTcattttgctaaatgagttggtcTTAACGAGTTAAGCGAGACAGCAGGGACGTATCCAGGATCTCAACCTCATGGGGGCAGAGTATATAATTtccaaatattataataatatatttaatacattTCATAATTGTTCCCTACGAGATTTCATATTTTGATAGCCTTGAATGATTTTCTCATTATCAATGCTATCAAATATTTCCCTCTCAATATACGTAACTAAACAATCATTTAAGAAAGTATCTCCTAAACGATTACGTAGTCTAGTCTTCACCAAATTCATAGCCGAAAATACTCTTTCTACCGATGACGTTGCAACCGGCAAAATTAGAGCTCATTAGAACAATTGGTGTTCTCCTAATAAGAAACTTGTCCATAGCTAATTATGTTCAAATCCTAAAATCCATATATATGAGCTTTTTATTAGAATCAACTATCAAACATTTCGCAATTAATTATAGAATAATGGCAATTGGCAAGTGTATACTAATTATCACAAACCTATTATCCATCACAAATTAAACATACAAATTCAATGAAAATATACTAACAAATTAACAATCATGAAAATGATATGAGGATAAACTAAATTAGAATCACTAACCTGAAAACAGGGAGGGCAGGAGCTTTGCTCTTTCTGTTTTTTAGCTTCCGATCAAATTACTCTGTTTTGTCAAGTGACTTCCTGTGGAAGATATTTGTttactttttaatttgtttagtttatttgtttAGTCCTTTGCTTAACCCACGTGCTGCTGAACTCATGCGCGtgactttaaaaaaaagaaaatgctGCAGCCAGGAGTCGAACTCTGGCTGATCCTATGAAAATTCCCTGCTTGAACCGTGGGGGCAATGCTTTGATTTATGAAATatgtatactatatattactAAATACTATGCAGCTCACTGGGGGCAAGTACCCCCCATTGCCCCCAGCGTGCATACGTCCCTAGAGACAGCCCATATAATCTCTGTCCGAACTCGACATATTTTATTTCACGAAATTAGCGGAGCCGATTTGTTTAATCAAACGAACCAAAATCTTTGCCAAATTCCACTCTTTTACTCTAACAAATTGAGCCGAACTCGAATTAGGGCTCTAGCCGGGTGTCTGAAATGGTACGAGACCAGTGCATGCACTCCAAAAATCTAGCTACAAAAAACAGCGGTAATTTGCTATCGATGAGTCATGCGAACCCCTGAATTTAACCTCTGGTCTCACTTTAGGGGTTTCTATCAAACCATAGAGCAGAGCCGCAGAGGTGACTCCAGTCCAGACTGATATCGTCGTCCCAAACGCTCTAACCCTCAATGGAAACCCCAGCCGAGTCACATCCCGAAGAACCCACTTCAAAAAAACTCAAAACATCCCCCTCTTACAAAACCCCCAAATACAAGCGCCGCAAAATCGCCCTCTTCTTCGGCTACTGCGGCGCAGGTTACCAAGGAATGCAAAAAAACATAGGGGCCAAAACAATCGAAGCCGATCTCGAAGAAGCTCTCTATCTCTCCGCCGCTATTCCTGAACAAGACCGTGGTCATCCCAAACGTTTGGACTGGTCTCGCTCTGCTCGCACCGATAAAGGCGTTAGTGCTGTCtgccaagttgtttccggcagTTTTTACATTGACCCACCTGGACTAATTGAGCGCCTTCACCGCCATTTATCTTCGCAGTTTCGAGTTTTCGGTTACAAGCGTGTGGCTCCTTCGTTTAGTGCTCAGAGGTTTTGTGATAGGCGGCGGTATGTTTATTTGCTTCCTGTGTTTGTATTTGATTTGAGGCGTGTTTTATCGAATTGCGAAAGTGGCAATGTGGTGGAGGGGGAGTGTGATGTGGATAGGTTTTGTTATGGGGAGGAGGAGAAAGAGAGGTTTAATAGGATTTTGAAGTGTTATGAAGGGACgcataattttcataattttacgACGAGGATTAAGGCTGAGGATCCGTCTTCTCAGCGTTTTATTGTCTCGTTTAGTGCTAGTGAtactgttgttgttgatggtatTGAGTTTGTTAAGTGTCAAGTTGTAGGACAGAGTTTTATGCTTCATCAGATTAGAAAGTTGATTGGTTTTGCGGTTTTGGTGATGAGGAATATTGTTCCTGAATCGTTGATTAAAATTGCTCTTCAAAAGTGAGTGCTTCGGTATTTTGATTATTGCTTTTGTATGCcatatttatgttttgttttaacCTTGGTTACTATAAAATTGTAGGGATGTAAATATTACTGTGCCTACGGCTCCAGAAGTTGGATTATTTTTGGATGAGTGCTTCTTTACATCGTACAACAAGAAATGGAAAGAAGTTCATGGAGAACTGTCAATGAAAGATTACGAGAAGGAAGCTGAGGAATTTAAGATGAAGCATATATATTCTCATATTGCTCTGACAGAACGTAAAGATAGAGTTGTTGGCCTTTGGCTGCAATCACTGAATCATGAAAATTATAGTGAATTAAGTGTAGCGTCCAGTAGCAAGATTGCTAATTTGAAAGATTCTGAAGTGCGGAGAACAACTAACGACAAAAGTTCTGAACTTGAAATTGCTGCTGATTTGAAGAGTCCTGAAGCCAAGGTAACAACTGATGCCCTGGCGCTGAAATTGAAGACAGCTGAAGTGGAGGTCGTGGTGGATTGAATTGGTCAGGACTGCTCACTGTTGTAACTTCTGtttgatttatatgtatttgaaaacaGCACATTCATGTAGAATTAGGTTGAATACAAATTgcttatttcataaatactctGCTAAGCATACATATTTCTGGGGTGAATAGTCCAGCTTTTCCTAGGATTCGAAGTGTTTATTTAGATTTTAAGTTTTTATGTTTAGAGTCTGTATCATAATTCATATGCAGGGAGTAGCAGTTGCGTTTATATTCATTACTCTAGTTCTCTGTACAAAGACTGCAGTAATTCCTCTAATTCCATCCTCCCAAATTTCAACACAACATTCTTTTTTCCCTTGAAACCCACCTCTAATGTAACCTCTAGTTAACCCTTAATCAGATCTCACATATACTTGCAATACTTGTTTTGTATTCTATTCAATAACATCATCAGTTAAAAAAGCAGAGGCCAAGGTATGACAGAGTAGAAGCAAGAATTCAATAGAGGTATATCTTGGCTCAGGAACTTACCTTTAGCTCCTGAGTATCATCCCACAATAGATGAGTTTCAAGATCCAATTggctatatttttaaaattaaaaatgaagctTGCAGTTATGGAATTTGTAAGATTGAGCCCCCTGTTTGCCTTCCTTCTAATAAAATGTGATTTTCAATCTTAATCCGTCAATTTTAGCCAAGTCTTCAAACATGAACTTGAAAGAAAGTCCTACATCTACAACTAGATAGCAACAAGTTGGGTTACTCCCGGAAACATTGTCCTCTTAGATTAGCATTTGTGCTGTTGAGTGGAAAGAAGGATTGTAGAGTTTTAGAGGAGGGTATGACTGTTGGTGAAACTGCATGGAATATGAGGGAGGTTTCGAGGTCGGATGGATCGTTGTTGAAATTTGTGAAGAAGGTTAATCCTGGTGTTACGTCGCCGATGGTGTACTCAGCAATATTGTTTGATTGGCTTGCTTGGCATGTGGAAGATCATGATTTGCATATCTTGAATTATATGCATATGGGGGTTGGGGAGACATGGTACAGCATGGTCACAGAAGCTGCACCTGCTTTTGAGGATGTGATTAGGGTTCAGGGATATTGATGAGAGGTTAATCCTATTGGTGAGTTGATAGACACTATTTAGTGGTTAATTGCAATTGATTTTATCTGTTTTGAGTTATGGTGTACTCTTATTTATATAATGTGGGAAATGTTGTAGCTTACTTTTGTGTTGTGTGA
Coding sequences:
- the LOC108219799 gene encoding probable alpha-amylase 2, which codes for MGYAEYDESLQQTDPVAVIRSGKEVLLQAFNWESHKHDWWRNLDSKVSDIAKAGFTSAWLPPPSNSFAPEGYLPQNLYSLNSSYGSESMLKALLHKMRQHKVRPMADIVINHRIGTTQGHGGRYNRYDGIPLSWDEHAVTSCTGGLGSRSTGDNFDGVPNIDHTQTYVRKDIIGWLRWLRNTVGFQDFRFDFARGYSAKYVKEYIEGAKPVLSVGEYWDSCKYHGHRLDYDQDSHRQRIINWLDAAGQLSTAFDFTTKGILQEAVKGELWRLRDPAGKPPGVMGWWPSRAVTFLDNHDTGSTQAHWPFPANHIMEGYAYILTHPGMPSVFYDHFFDWGKSIHDQIVKLIDIRKRQDIHSRSSIRILEAKSDVYAAIIGEKLCMKIGEGSWCPAGREWTLATSGNRYAVWHK
- the LOC108219994 gene encoding uncharacterized protein LOC108219994; the protein is METPAESHPEEPTSKKLKTSPSYKTPKYKRRKIALFFGYCGAGYQGMQKNIGAKTIEADLEEALYLSAAIPEQDRGHPKRLDWSRSARTDKGVSAVCQVVSGSFYIDPPGLIERLHRHLSSQFRVFGYKRVAPSFSAQRFCDRRRYVYLLPVFVFDLRRVLSNCESGNVVEGECDVDRFCYGEEEKERFNRILKCYEGTHNFHNFTTRIKAEDPSSQRFIVSFSASDTVVVDGIEFVKCQVVGQSFMLHQIRKLIGFAVLVMRNIVPESLIKIALQKDVNITVPTAPEVGLFLDECFFTSYNKKWKEVHGELSMKDYEKEAEEFKMKHIYSHIALTERKDRVVGLWLQSLNHENYSELSVASSSKIANLKDSEVRRTTNDKSSELEIAADLKSPEAKVTTDALALKLKTAEVEVVVD